A genomic segment from Streptomyces antibioticus encodes:
- a CDS encoding MFS transporter: MPGARRGGAARGAGLLTVPRGVLGTAFRSAFHTAFSSAFRSLSVRNFRLFAAGQVLSVSGTWMMVVGQDWLVLTLTDSPGTALAAVTAAQFTPMLLLTLYGGRLADRHAKRPLLAWCNAASGAGALGLGVLVALDAARLWHLLLFGCWLGTVNAVEVPTRMAFVGELVGPELLPNASALSAAYFNVARVVGPAAAGLLIAVAGVGPLMLLNAVSHVAVVVALRRMDPAALRPVAPGAPGRIADGLRYVRGRPDLVVTLTLVAFVALFGMNFPLTLPLLAKTVFHASAGTFGLLTTAFALGSLAGALATTARRTRPSARLVAGAAVVFGVLEAASGRAPGYGSAAVLLAATGCAAIVFSQAANHRVQLGSDPRYRGRVLALYTLILQGSTPVGAVLIGWLTTRFDARAGLYAGGLLSLVSVLAVVLADRLRRRRRTARTERTERERARRAAPDLR, from the coding sequence GTGCCTGGTGCGCGCCGAGGCGGCGCCGCCCGGGGCGCGGGTCTCCTGACCGTGCCCCGGGGCGTCCTGGGCACCGCCTTCCGCTCGGCCTTCCACACCGCGTTCAGCTCGGCCTTCCGCTCGCTGTCGGTGCGCAACTTCCGGCTGTTCGCGGCCGGTCAGGTGCTGTCCGTGTCCGGCACCTGGATGATGGTCGTCGGCCAGGACTGGCTGGTGCTGACCCTCACCGACTCACCGGGGACGGCGCTGGCGGCGGTGACGGCCGCCCAGTTCACGCCGATGCTGCTGCTGACCCTGTACGGCGGGCGGCTCGCCGACCGCCATGCCAAACGGCCCCTGCTGGCCTGGTGCAACGCGGCGTCCGGGGCCGGTGCGCTCGGTCTCGGGGTGCTGGTGGCCCTGGACGCGGCCCGGCTGTGGCATCTGCTGCTGTTCGGCTGCTGGCTGGGCACGGTCAACGCGGTGGAGGTGCCCACCCGGATGGCGTTCGTCGGCGAGCTGGTCGGCCCCGAACTGCTGCCGAACGCCTCGGCGTTGAGCGCCGCCTACTTCAACGTGGCCCGGGTGGTGGGTCCCGCGGCGGCCGGTCTGCTGATCGCGGTCGCCGGGGTGGGGCCGCTGATGCTGCTCAACGCCGTGAGCCATGTCGCCGTCGTGGTGGCCCTGCGGCGCATGGACCCCGCCGCGCTGCGGCCGGTCGCGCCGGGCGCCCCCGGCCGGATCGCCGACGGGCTGCGGTACGTGCGGGGGCGGCCCGATCTGGTCGTGACGCTGACGCTGGTGGCGTTCGTCGCGCTGTTCGGGATGAACTTCCCGCTCACGCTGCCGCTGCTGGCCAAGACCGTGTTCCATGCGAGCGCGGGCACGTTCGGGCTGCTGACCACGGCGTTCGCGCTGGGCTCGCTGGCGGGCGCGCTCGCCACCACGGCGCGCAGGACCCGTCCGTCGGCCCGGCTGGTGGCGGGCGCGGCCGTGGTGTTCGGCGTCCTGGAGGCGGCCTCGGGGCGGGCTCCCGGCTACGGCTCGGCGGCCGTGCTGCTCGCCGCGACCGGCTGTGCCGCGATCGTGTTCTCGCAGGCCGCCAACCACCGGGTGCAGTTGGGCAGCGATCCGCGCTACCGCGGCCGGGTGCTGGCCCTGTACACGCTGATCCTCCAGGGTTCGACGCCGGTCGGGGCGGTGCTCATCGGCTGGCTCACCACCCGCTTCGACGCGCGCGCCGGTCTGTACGCCGGGGGTCTGCTCTCCCTGGTGTCCGTGCTCGCCGTGGTGCTCGCCGACCGGCTCCGCCGCCGGCGCCGCACGGCGCGCACGGAGCGCACGGAGCGTGAGCGCGCCCGGCGGGCCGCGCCCGACCTGCGGTGA
- a CDS encoding DUF4132 domain-containing protein, with product MGWLSAGDGYEVALVEGRVAARATSGRAAGRQLKSLPRALKDHPEVDRLRRFAEWLDRHATACVAQTDAWMVSSLPVPTGLLARVWPDEAWQRALRDLAVVGDDPDEVGFLRGATESGELRIVNLDGETVRLSPRTVTLPHPVLLPDLDDLREFAAELGIVQGVEQIHRATWRRPDDLAPKATEVRDFAGGSFRSRFALAARASSLGYRVSGGYATARVRDGGRTVEASVWIGEPYWDDQVETGALTWQDQEGQALALREVGPVAWSEGMRMAAALYAGREIEEGKDA from the coding sequence GTGGGTTGGCTGTCGGCGGGTGACGGGTATGAAGTCGCCCTGGTGGAGGGGCGGGTGGCGGCACGCGCCACCTCGGGCCGGGCGGCGGGGCGGCAGTTGAAGTCGCTGCCGCGCGCCCTGAAGGACCACCCGGAGGTGGACCGGCTGCGGCGGTTCGCCGAGTGGCTGGACCGGCACGCCACGGCGTGCGTCGCGCAGACCGACGCCTGGATGGTGTCGTCACTGCCCGTGCCCACCGGTCTGCTGGCCCGGGTGTGGCCGGACGAGGCGTGGCAGCGCGCGCTGCGCGATCTGGCGGTGGTCGGCGACGACCCGGACGAGGTCGGATTCCTGCGCGGCGCCACCGAGTCCGGCGAGCTGCGGATCGTCAACCTCGACGGCGAGACGGTCCGGCTGTCCCCGCGCACGGTGACCCTGCCGCATCCGGTGCTGCTGCCGGACCTGGACGACCTGCGGGAGTTCGCCGCCGAGCTGGGGATCGTGCAGGGCGTCGAGCAGATACACCGGGCGACCTGGCGGCGGCCCGACGACCTGGCCCCGAAGGCCACCGAGGTGCGGGACTTCGCCGGCGGGTCGTTCCGCTCCCGGTTCGCGCTCGCCGCGCGCGCCTCCTCGCTGGGCTACCGGGTCTCCGGCGGCTACGCCACCGCCCGGGTGCGGGACGGCGGGCGGACCGTGGAGGCGTCGGTGTGGATCGGGGAGCCGTACTGGGACGACCAGGTGGAGACCGGTGCTCTCACCTGGCAGGACCAGGAGGGCCAGGCGCTCGCGCTGCGCGAGGTGGGCCCGGTGGCGTGGTCGGAGGGGATGCGGATGGCGGCGGCGCTGTACGCGGGGCGCGAGATCGAGGAGGGCAAGGACGCATGA
- a CDS encoding MFS transporter, which yields MMFAVAMTFIDQTIVSIAAPDIVSELGLSGSGMQWVINAYLLSLAAFFALGGRLADLLGPRRIVIVGTLVFVISSVLCGCVPKGDAALTWLIIFRATQGLGAAMLFPAALAVVVAVFPVERRGRALALFFGLTGALTALGPLLGGWLTSWTWRAIFWVNVPVAIIALILTAVAHISDRRRPESLDVKGAVLIAVGMGASVLGFQQASAWGWDSVATWACIVGGLAVLYVFCRYELRTRHPLVNLAVFRDRAFTVDSLVLFFAMLAFVPLFFFASVYAQVSLSASPNQAALYLLYFFVGFAIASQWGGRILDKRGARPAMKTGCVVGAVGFALWAGKLTDLSMHDQWPYAALAGAGIGFILAPASTDAVNRAIDASYGEVTGITQTVRNYAASVGMAVFGTMLTHTMTDKVVDTLQERGVSSATANSVARDVTEAVTGNADARTPTGDSPAATAMRDAMSSIRMDFAEANQWVFYGMAIALGIGFLCALRHPGGAGTQTAADESANAPAPQAPSPSPAPTSPTSPKG from the coding sequence ATGATGTTCGCGGTGGCGATGACCTTCATCGACCAGACGATCGTGTCCATCGCGGCCCCCGACATCGTCTCGGAACTCGGACTGTCCGGCTCGGGCATGCAATGGGTGATCAACGCCTATCTGCTGTCCCTGGCCGCCTTCTTCGCCCTCGGCGGACGCCTCGCCGACCTGCTGGGGCCCCGCCGCATCGTCATCGTGGGCACGCTGGTCTTCGTGATCTCCTCGGTGCTGTGCGGCTGCGTCCCCAAGGGCGACGCCGCGCTGACCTGGCTGATCATCTTCCGGGCGACCCAGGGTCTCGGCGCGGCGATGCTCTTCCCGGCCGCGCTCGCCGTGGTCGTGGCGGTGTTCCCCGTCGAACGGCGGGGCCGGGCACTGGCCCTGTTCTTCGGCCTCACCGGCGCCCTCACCGCGCTGGGCCCGCTGCTCGGCGGCTGGCTGACGTCGTGGACCTGGCGGGCGATCTTCTGGGTCAACGTGCCGGTCGCGATCATCGCGCTGATCCTCACCGCCGTCGCCCACATCTCCGACCGGCGGCGCCCGGAGTCCCTCGACGTCAAGGGCGCGGTCCTCATCGCCGTCGGCATGGGCGCCAGCGTGCTCGGCTTCCAGCAGGCGTCCGCCTGGGGCTGGGACAGCGTGGCCACCTGGGCCTGCATCGTGGGCGGCCTCGCCGTGCTGTACGTGTTCTGCCGCTACGAACTGCGCACCCGGCACCCGCTGGTCAACCTCGCGGTGTTCCGCGACCGCGCCTTCACCGTGGACTCGCTGGTGCTGTTCTTCGCGATGCTGGCGTTCGTCCCCCTGTTCTTCTTCGCCTCGGTGTACGCCCAGGTCTCGCTGAGCGCCTCGCCCAACCAGGCGGCCCTGTACCTGCTGTACTTCTTCGTGGGGTTCGCGATCGCCTCCCAGTGGGGCGGCCGGATCCTCGACAAGCGGGGCGCCCGCCCGGCGATGAAGACCGGCTGTGTGGTCGGGGCCGTCGGCTTCGCGCTGTGGGCCGGCAAGCTCACCGACCTGTCCATGCACGACCAGTGGCCCTACGCGGCGCTGGCCGGCGCGGGCATCGGCTTCATCCTCGCGCCCGCCTCGACGGACGCCGTCAACCGCGCCATCGACGCCTCGTACGGCGAGGTCACCGGCATCACCCAGACCGTCCGCAACTACGCGGCGAGCGTCGGCATGGCCGTCTTCGGCACGATGCTGACGCACACCATGACGGACAAGGTGGTGGACACACTCCAGGAGCGCGGGGTGTCCTCGGCGACGGCGAACTCGGTGGCCAGGGACGTGACCGAGGCGGTCACCGGGAACGCGGACGCCCGTACCCCGACCGGCGACAGCCCGGCCGCGACGGCGATGCGCGACGCGATGTCCTCGATCCGGATGGACTTCGCCGAGGCCAACCAGTGGGTGTTCTATGGCATGGCGATCGCCCTCGGCATCGGTTTCCTGTGCGCGTTGCGCCATCCGGGCGGCGCGGGGACGCAGACGGCGGCGGACGAGAGCGCGAACGCGCCCGCACCGCAGGCACCGTCACCGTCGCCCGCACCCACCTCACCCACTTCACCCAAGGGATAG
- a CDS encoding CASTOR/POLLUX-related putative ion channel, translating into MAQRQRPTSLRDRARYLFDRTLARSTGALLGWLALCCLAVVVPVSALLVWTDPAAPRSLSGRLTAVWRTSAETLRLGGVTGAPLRMLLSVLLGLITLLCVSTLVGVITTGLGDRLTELRRGRSTVLERGHAVVLGWSDQVFTVVGELIAARAEEGGGVVAVLADRDTAEMQTALAPAPGTAPGVRLVCRTGSLTDPAALALVTPAAAASVLVLPAEGADADLEVVRTLLALRAALGARTGPPVVAAVRDERHLPAARLAAGPLGTVLETEVTTARLLVQAARRPGLPAALRDLLDFAGAEFHVVDAPDHLVGQDFGGIALCFEASCVVGFLTADGRALLAPAPDTVLAAGDRLVVVARDAVTAASAVPVDCRPAVDPTAMAAGGPEAPEPSRVLVLGWNRRAPLVVDLLRRTVGPGSRLDVVTGPNGGARPTTGPDGTDRLDVVFRPGDPVREETLRGLDVFGYDRVLVLAPDPEAGAERPDDRTLLTLLVLRSLEEETGRALPVVAELCEHRSRALAPLGPASDAVVRGELTALLMAQIAHGPELAAVFEELFAARGGALALCPAGDHVTPGREASFATVVAAALERGACAIGYRAHGAGRSGGLRLCPRKDERRVWGAEDEILVLTAAPGGSEDAHRTDGGRDRVPRMRLSHEGGDSPSGLSLG; encoded by the coding sequence GTGGCACAGCGGCAGCGGCCGACGTCGTTACGGGACCGGGCGCGCTACCTGTTCGACAGGACGCTCGCGCGCAGCACGGGCGCGCTGCTCGGCTGGCTGGCCCTGTGCTGTCTGGCGGTCGTCGTCCCGGTGAGCGCCCTGCTGGTGTGGACGGACCCCGCCGCGCCGCGCTCCCTGTCCGGGCGGCTCACGGCCGTGTGGCGCACCAGCGCGGAGACGCTGCGGCTGGGCGGGGTGACGGGCGCGCCGCTGCGGATGCTGCTGTCGGTGCTGCTCGGGCTGATCACCCTGCTGTGCGTGTCGACGCTGGTCGGGGTGATCACCACGGGTCTGGGCGACCGGCTGACGGAGTTGCGCCGGGGCCGTTCGACGGTCCTGGAGCGCGGTCACGCGGTGGTGCTCGGCTGGTCGGACCAGGTGTTCACGGTGGTCGGCGAGCTGATCGCCGCGCGGGCCGAGGAGGGCGGGGGCGTGGTGGCGGTGCTCGCCGACCGGGACACCGCCGAGATGCAGACGGCGCTCGCGCCCGCGCCGGGGACCGCTCCCGGGGTCCGGCTGGTCTGCCGTACCGGCTCGCTGACGGATCCGGCGGCGCTCGCGCTGGTCACCCCGGCCGCGGCGGCCTCGGTGCTGGTGCTGCCGGCCGAGGGGGCCGACGCCGACCTGGAGGTCGTACGGACCCTGCTGGCGCTGCGGGCCGCGCTCGGGGCGCGGACCGGGCCGCCGGTGGTGGCGGCGGTGCGCGACGAGCGGCATCTGCCGGCCGCGCGGCTGGCGGCCGGACCGCTGGGGACGGTGCTGGAGACCGAGGTGACGACGGCGCGGCTGCTGGTGCAGGCGGCGCGGCGCCCCGGGCTGCCGGCGGCGCTGCGCGACCTGCTGGACTTCGCAGGGGCCGAGTTCCATGTGGTGGACGCGCCGGACCACCTGGTGGGACAGGATTTCGGTGGGATCGCGCTGTGCTTCGAGGCGTCCTGCGTCGTCGGGTTCCTGACCGCGGACGGCCGTGCGCTGCTCGCCCCGGCGCCGGACACAGTACTCGCGGCCGGGGACCGGCTCGTGGTCGTCGCCCGGGACGCGGTGACCGCCGCCTCCGCCGTGCCCGTCGACTGCCGTCCGGCCGTCGACCCCACGGCCATGGCGGCGGGCGGGCCGGAGGCGCCGGAGCCGTCGCGGGTGCTGGTGCTCGGCTGGAACCGGCGGGCGCCGCTCGTGGTCGACCTGCTGCGCCGCACCGTCGGTCCGGGGTCCCGCCTGGACGTGGTCACCGGGCCGAACGGCGGCGCGCGGCCCACGACGGGCCCGGACGGCACGGACCGCCTCGATGTCGTGTTCCGCCCCGGAGACCCGGTCCGGGAGGAGACGCTGCGCGGCCTCGACGTGTTCGGTTACGACCGTGTCCTGGTCCTCGCGCCGGATCCGGAGGCCGGTGCCGAACGGCCCGACGACCGCACCCTGCTGACCCTGCTGGTGCTGCGGTCGCTGGAGGAGGAGACGGGCCGGGCGCTGCCGGTGGTGGCGGAGCTGTGCGAGCACCGCAGCCGGGCGCTGGCGCCGCTGGGCCCGGCGTCCGACGCGGTCGTCCGGGGTGAACTCACCGCGCTGCTGATGGCGCAGATCGCGCACGGCCCGGAACTGGCCGCGGTGTTCGAGGAGTTGTTCGCCGCCCGGGGCGGCGCGCTCGCGCTGTGTCCGGCCGGGGACCATGTGACGCCCGGCCGTGAGGCGTCCTTCGCCACGGTGGTCGCGGCGGCCCTGGAGCGGGGCGCGTGCGCGATCGGGTACCGCGCGCACGGCGCCGGCCGTAGCGGGGGACTTCGGCTCTGCCCCCGCAAGGACGAACGGCGGGTGTGGGGCGCCGAGGACGAGATCCTCGTCCTCACGGCGGCACCCGGCGGGAGCGAGGACGCGCACCGCACCGACGGCGGGCGGGACCGGGTGCCGCGGATGCGGCTGTCCCACGAGGGAGGCGATTCGCCGAGCGGGCTATCCCTTGGGTGA
- a CDS encoding alpha/beta fold hydrolase, whose translation MAPSSTAQDARTGAGAPRRIALEGAGVRLSALLAEPADGAPRAAVVALHGSGMNAAYFHARADPRLSLLALGPRLGYTVLALDRPGYGRSASAVPDGQRLAEQTRTVRAALADFAARHGTGAGTFLLAHSFGGKVALTAAADDGVPGLLGLDVSGCGHEYAVPPGAVSDLDGPERRRRNWGPLRLYPPGTFVAGGAFVATVPPREFADLEDWPRVLDTAAPRIRVPVRFTFAEHEGWWRHDDARLRSLRARFTAAPRVVVERRADAGHNISLGWAARSYHLSALAFLEECLVRAEAAPPGARVS comes from the coding sequence ATGGCCCCGTCGAGTACGGCCCAGGACGCCAGGACCGGGGCCGGGGCCCCGCGCAGGATCGCCCTGGAGGGCGCGGGAGTACGGCTGTCGGCGCTGCTCGCCGAGCCCGCGGACGGCGCGCCGCGGGCCGCGGTCGTCGCCCTGCACGGCAGCGGGATGAACGCCGCGTACTTCCACGCGCGGGCCGATCCCCGGCTGTCGCTGCTGGCCCTCGGCCCCCGGCTGGGCTACACGGTCCTCGCGCTGGACCGGCCGGGATACGGGCGGTCGGCGTCGGCCGTGCCGGACGGGCAGCGGCTGGCGGAGCAGACCCGGACCGTGCGGGCCGCGCTCGCGGACTTCGCCGCCCGGCACGGCACCGGGGCGGGCACGTTCCTGCTCGCTCACTCGTTCGGCGGCAAGGTGGCGCTGACCGCGGCGGCGGACGACGGGGTCCCGGGGCTGCTGGGGCTGGACGTGTCGGGCTGCGGCCACGAGTACGCCGTGCCGCCGGGCGCGGTGTCGGACCTGGACGGTCCCGAGCGGCGGCGCCGCAACTGGGGTCCGCTGCGGCTGTATCCGCCGGGGACGTTCGTCGCGGGCGGGGCGTTCGTGGCGACGGTGCCGCCGCGGGAGTTCGCGGACCTGGAGGACTGGCCGCGGGTCCTGGACACCGCGGCGCCGCGGATCCGGGTGCCGGTGCGCTTCACCTTCGCCGAGCACGAGGGCTGGTGGCGGCACGACGACGCCCGGCTGCGGAGTCTGCGGGCCCGCTTCACGGCGGCGCCCCGCGTGGTCGTCGAGCGGCGGGCGGACGCCGGACACAACATCAGCCTCGGCTGGGCGGCCCGTTCCTACCATCTGAGCGCCCTGGCGTTCCTGGAGGAGTGCCTGGTGCGCGCCGAGGCGGCGCCGCCCGGGGCGCGGGTCTCCTGA
- a CDS encoding cation:proton antiporter, whose translation MTEDQVFWGLGLIVALAAGSQVLASRLRIPALIVLLPVGFTAGALTDAVNPERLLGDAFSPLVSLAVAVILYDAGLGLDLERFRAHTRRVVVRLIWLGTLVTLVCATLVARPLLGMSEGAAVMLAAILVVSGPTVVGPLLAFVRPTERLQRILVWEGSLIDPVGAVLGALVFHAVSAGQRAGVGSQLGHFAVSAAVGVVGGVVGTVVVTAALRRLRLGEVLGSTVQLAAVVAVAAGCDVVRDDTGLIAAVLMGLAVANLPGSGVSARRPFFETLVNLIIGLLFVSISATVTPQSLRHVVLPALGLVAFLVLVVRPLIAAASTLGTDLPAGERGFIGWMAPRGIVAAATASTFSAPLVDKGVAGAARILPAVFVVIVATVTLYGLSAAPVARRLGVLRSARSRPLLVGGDPWVVDLGRALRSAGLDVMMWAGREEERTAIRAAGIPLAPGELFAAATGAGAELEGLTDVLLLTGEDDFNALAATNLEGTVEGTVHRLGPPAGSQGVIAPYASGRVLFTPDLTGPELTRRHTEGARVVTHRLEGDVPFPAPHRLLFLIRDDGLLLPVTRTDTPTPRPGDLAVLLTD comes from the coding sequence GTGACGGAAGACCAGGTGTTCTGGGGCCTCGGCCTGATCGTCGCGCTGGCGGCCGGCAGCCAGGTCCTCGCGAGCCGGCTGCGGATCCCGGCGCTGATCGTCCTGCTCCCCGTCGGGTTCACCGCCGGTGCCCTCACCGACGCGGTCAACCCCGAGCGGCTGCTCGGCGACGCCTTCTCCCCGCTGGTCTCGCTGGCCGTGGCGGTGATCCTCTACGACGCCGGACTGGGCCTCGACCTGGAACGGTTCCGGGCGCACACCCGGCGGGTCGTGGTGCGGCTGATCTGGCTCGGGACGCTGGTCACCCTGGTCTGCGCGACCCTCGTGGCCCGGCCGCTGCTCGGGATGTCCGAGGGGGCGGCCGTGATGCTCGCGGCGATCCTGGTGGTGTCCGGGCCCACGGTCGTCGGTCCGCTGCTCGCCTTCGTCCGGCCCACCGAACGGTTGCAGCGGATCCTCGTCTGGGAGGGGTCGCTGATCGATCCGGTGGGCGCCGTCCTGGGCGCGCTGGTCTTCCACGCCGTCTCGGCCGGTCAGCGCGCCGGGGTGGGGAGCCAGCTCGGCCACTTCGCGGTGAGCGCGGCGGTGGGTGTGGTGGGCGGGGTCGTCGGGACGGTCGTGGTCACGGCGGCGCTGCGCCGGCTGCGGCTCGGTGAGGTGCTGGGCAGTACCGTGCAGCTCGCGGCGGTCGTCGCGGTGGCGGCCGGCTGCGACGTCGTCCGGGACGACACCGGGCTCATCGCCGCCGTTCTGATGGGGCTGGCGGTGGCGAACCTGCCGGGGTCGGGCGTCTCCGCGCGGCGGCCGTTCTTCGAGACCCTGGTGAATCTGATCATCGGTCTGCTGTTCGTCTCCATCTCGGCCACCGTCACCCCGCAGTCCCTGCGGCACGTGGTGCTGCCCGCGCTGGGGCTGGTGGCGTTCCTGGTCCTGGTGGTCCGGCCGCTGATCGCGGCCGCGTCGACGCTCGGGACGGATCTGCCGGCCGGGGAACGGGGGTTCATCGGGTGGATGGCCCCGCGCGGGATCGTGGCCGCGGCCACCGCCTCGACGTTCTCCGCGCCGCTGGTGGACAAGGGGGTGGCCGGGGCGGCGAGGATCCTGCCGGCGGTGTTCGTGGTGATCGTCGCCACCGTCACGCTGTACGGGCTGAGCGCGGCGCCGGTGGCGCGGCGGCTGGGCGTGCTGCGGTCGGCGCGGTCCCGGCCGCTGCTGGTGGGCGGGGATCCGTGGGTGGTGGACCTGGGGCGGGCGCTGCGTTCGGCGGGGCTCGACGTGATGATGTGGGCGGGGCGGGAGGAGGAGCGTACGGCGATCCGCGCCGCCGGGATCCCGCTGGCGCCGGGGGAACTCTTCGCCGCGGCCACCGGCGCCGGGGCGGAACTCGAGGGCCTGACCGACGTGCTGCTCCTGACCGGCGAGGACGACTTCAACGCGCTGGCGGCCACCAATCTGGAGGGGACCGTCGAAGGCACGGTCCACCGGCTGGGACCGCCCGCCGGAAGCCAGGGCGTGATCGCGCCCTACGCGAGCGGCCGGGTCCTCTTCACCCCCGACCTGACCGGCCCCGAACTGACCCGCCGCCACACCGAGGGCGCCCGGGTCGTGACACACCGACTCGAAGGCGACGTCCCCTTCCCGGCCCCCCACCGCCTCCTGTTCCTGATCCGCGACGACGGCCTCCTCCTCCCCGTCACCCGAACCGACACCCCGACCCCGAGACCGGGCGACCTGGCCGTACTCCTGACCGACTGA